The genomic region GAAATACTCCCAGGAGCTAACATCTCTCCATTTTTTTTACAAAAAACTAGGTCAAGGTCTTCCTGATACCCGCTCTTTTCTTTCTTTTGCTTTTTCTTGTGTGACTTTAAAACTTTAATAATGTCTTTTGTTAAGCTAACATATCTATTGCTGCTTTGGGATTTAGGTGTCTCCATCTTTGCGCCGGTACTAGTGGCAACTAAATTAGTATCTATCTTTAAAATCCCTTTTTGTAAATCTACCCTGTCCCAAGTAAGTGCTAATAGCTCTCCTCTTCTAAGCCCAGTTGTTAGAGCAGTATAATATAGTGCATAATGTCTTGTTGTTTGGGCTTTAATCAAGAACTTGTTGATTTCTTCGGTTGTCCAGTATTTAGCTTCGGTCTTTTGCTGTGTACTAGGTACCTTTACATGTTGTGCTGGATTAGTTTTAATCAACTCTTGTCTTATAGCATGGTTAAGACCAACACTTAAAGTAGTTTTTATATACTTTAAGCTCCTGGTCCCTAAACCGGCTTCTTTTTTTTCGTTAAGAAAATTTTGGATTTTGCTAATAGTTAACTCGTTTAGCATCACATCACCTAGTTTTGGAATGATATGTGTCCTCAGGTGTATAGCGTACCCATCGTAGGTAGTTTGCTTTACGGTACTGCGTGTGGTATCTAACCATTGCTCAAAATATTCCTTTACTGTTGGGCTTTCAACATTACTAGTACTACCTCTTTGTTCCACTAACTCTGTTATCTGCCTCATAAATTCTTCGTTTGATAATTGTTTGCCGTTAACTTGATTGTTCATTTAACTCTCTCCCTCTAAATAAATTAACGGGATTTTTGTACAGAATTTTTTCCCGTTAATAGTACATAAATATGTCTCTTGTATATGTACAAAATCCGGTAAAAGTTTTTACTAAAAATAAAAAAAGACACTCGAAAAGTAGTCGAATGTCTTTTTTGCTTTATTTATTTAGTTTTAAATGTTTCCCCCTGCTTTTGCTAAATTGGGCTAAAGGGTTGTATTTATCGTAATCTTTTTTTAGGTCTTGTCCATAAAGGTTAACGTATCTCCTGACCATTTCTAACGATTTGTGCCCCAATATTTTTTGTAACCTAAATATGTCTCCACCATTTACAACCCAAGTTTTTGCAAAGGTATGGCGATAAGCATGGATTGAGGTTTTGCTTAAACCCCGTTTAATATTATACTTTTTGACTGCTGATGTTAAGGTGTATATAGACATTTTAGTACCGTATACGGTCGGGAATAGATAATCGTCTGTCTCTGGTTTGTAAAACTTTAAGTACTCTGTTAAAACCTTATTTAACTCGATAGAAAGTGGTATAACAGTAGCCTGTTTATTTTTAGTTGTTGTAAATTTTATAAATCCTCCATCAAAGTCTAAGTCTCTCACCTTTACGTTGCAAAGTGTGGATGCCCGACATCCTGTAGCTAAGAGGAAATTTATAATCACCCAATTGCGGTATCCGGCAAAAGTCGTATCTTTTAAACGAGGTTTCTTAAGTAGGATATTAAGCTCGGTGTCTGTATAAGTATCTTTAATGCTCTCCTCGGCCTTTGGGATATTGATTGTAAATCTATCTATATGCCCATTATCCACCATATAGTAGAGGAAAGCCCTAAGCCCTCGTATGTAACTCTGGATAGAGATATCGTTTACTGAATCATCAGCGCGCAAATGTAAAATATAATCGTCAATTACCTCTCTATCGATTTTGTCAATATCATTATCGTAGTAACGGTTAAACAGTCTAAAGCAAATATCGTAAAATGACACTGTAGATTGAGATAGGTTTTTGACTTTGTTGTGTTTTCTAAATTTGTCGTACCCCTCTTCTAGCGAGATTCTTGTCTGTACATTTTGTTCCGTTAGTGTAAGTAGTTTCTTTTTTTTGGACACAAAAATAACCACCTTTCAGAGATTTTTAAATACTTGATTAGGTAAATTCACTTAAAAAATCAAGTGTGTGATTACCAATTCAAAAACCCTTGAAAAGTGGTTTAAATACTGTAGTTATGGTGCCGAAGAAGGGACTCGAACCCTTACATCCAGAGGATACTTGATTTTGAGTCAAGCGCGTCTGCCAGTTCCGCCACTTCGGCTTGATTAACAATGATTATAATATCATATGTTTATGGACTTTGTCAATGAGTTCCTTGGTAGTTAGTGCTGCCAGTTAACCCTATTAAAGGTCTTCTTTCCCATCATATACCTGCTCTAACACCTGGTGTATTTCTTCTTTAGCCGGAATTATGGGACAGCTTAGCAACCCATCGTCGTTTGCAATTATTTCAGCAATCTCCATTAGTTCTTCTCTATCTACACCTATTTCCATAAGTGTAGGATTTGGTGCTATGTTATCAACCATCTGCTTTAATTTATCTATCCCTTCTTTTGCTAATGTTTCTTTTTCAGGGTAATAATTTTGTTGTTCCTGTTGCATAAAGATTTTGTTCGATATCTTAGAAAACTTTTCTAATTGTGCTGGGACTGTTAGATGGAGGTACGGATACATTACACTTCCACAAATTTCACCATAGTCCACACTGTACCTCCCACAAAAAGCATTAGCTGTTGCGGATACAATTCCTAGCATACTGTTGTTAACACTGTATGAAGCTAAGATCCCGGCAACCTGTATTTCTTCTATAGCTTTTTCTGACTTTATATCAGCATTTAAGTTATAGATTCCCGAAACCAAAAGATCTAATGCAGATATGGTTATAGCATCGCTATAAAGGCTAGACAGTGTTGATACATACCCCTCCACTATGGTGGATAAGGTTAAGTTTATGCCAGACACCATCTGTCTAGGAGTGAGAGATTTTGTAAGTTTACTATCTACTATGGATACATCGGGGAAAAACACGTCTCCAGTGAGGGTTCGTGTTATCTTTTTATCATTATCTTTTATGAAGGCAAAAGGGGTATTGGAAAAAGTGGTTGCTAAAGTGGTAATGATAGCTACTGTATTTAGTTTATCTCCTACACCAAAATGGTAGGCACCCAAGTCAAAATCTTCATTATTTTTAGCTTTGTATGCTACCACTTTTGCAGTGTCGATTACGGACCCTCCACCAACTGCAATGATGGTATCGATACCATTTTCTATAGCTACTTGAGTAGCTTCGTTCACTTTGCTTACGTTAGTTTCTTTTCCTATCTCACAGTAGTAATAGTATTGATTTTCTTCAGGCAATAGTTCTTTTAAGGTTTGAAGGTAACTATCTTTTACTTCTTGATTAGTTAGTAGGAGCACCTTTGAAGCATTTAGCTGTCTTAGTTGTTCAGGTAAAAATTTTAGAACCGAACTTCCAGCAATTACTGTTGTGGGATTTTTGGTTTTAAACCACTTAGTCATAAACTGTGCCCCCTTTTAATTATTTTTTAAAAAATTAAAAATACACCCGTATATTTCTTCCACATAGAAGACAAATTTATAGGAATAATATAGAAATTTCTGAAATTATAAAGGTGAATATTGTGTTGTTTCCTATTATCTGAATATCGCTTCAATCATCAGGCCAAAATCGATTGCTTTTAGGCATATGCTAAATTTAGTATAAATAAATATAAGCAAAGTACAAAGTGCTAGGATTTTCTTAACCAAAACGCAATCCCCCCAGTTTAAATTTACTTATAAATATTCTGGTTTTGGTAAGAAAACCCTTCTTAAAGTCCTCATTTAATCAATTGTTAATAGTTTACCTGGCTTTGTTATTTACCACTGATAGAGCAGACATCTTAAAATCTAGATGTTCTTTAATTCTTTTTTCAACTTTCTCAAACGTTATTTTTTCAATTATTTCATTTTTATCAAAGAATCTTCCGCCTCTAAAATGCTCGCCCATAAAGCCAAGTACGACATTTTCTAATGAGTTTAGTTCCATTAGGGTTATCCCCTGAATTTTTCTTTTATTAACAATGAAATCTTCCTCGTCTAGACCTTGGTTTACAGCTTCTTGAAACCTTTCTTTTAGAATGCTATATGTCTTCATTGGGTCTTCAGTTTCACAAGAAAAGATTGTATGACCATAACCTGTTTCAGTTGTATATTCTATGCTGAATGAATCATCTATTATTCTGTTTTCGTAAAGGTCATTGTAAAGTTTAGAGCTTTTTCCGACCAAGGTTTCTAGTCCTAGTAATGTGGTTATTTCCTTTTCAAACAATTCTTTTCCCGCTTCTTCTACTTGCTTATCTTTAAACCCAAAGTTTAGTATGTTACGGGAAATTTCCATATCAATGCTGACCTTCTTTTCGTTGGGAATAAACTCATCTTGTTTAAAGTTTCTTTGGTATTTAGGCGCCTCTTCAAACTTCTTTTTTTGCTGATTTTCTGCCACAAATTCATACAACCGTTCTATATCTATATCCCCTATCACAAAAAGAGCCATATTTAAAGGATTATAGTATTGCCCAAAGGTTTCATTGAGCATATCTACGTCAACCTGTAAAATATCGTCTTTAGCACCTGCAATATCTTTGTTTATGGGATGATTTGGGTATAAACCATTTAACAAGTTTAGATATCCAACCCAGTTAGCATCGTCACGATACATTTCTATTTCTTGGGCAATAATTCCTTGCTCTTTTTTTACATTTTGGTCTGTAAAGTACGGTGTTTGCACAAAATCTAACAAAAGTTCTAATCCCTCATAAAAGTTTGAGGTGCAAGAAATATAATAACTTGTGTTGTTATGGGTAGTAAAAGCGTTTACAGATATCCCGAGCTTTGAAAAATCGTCCTCTACATTTCCGTTTGGGTTTTCAAAAAGTTTATGTTCTAGAAAGTGAGCAATACCTGGAGGCAATGTCATTAAGTCTGTTTTAAAATCGATCCCGCCAAAGTCAGTGGAAAAAACAGCAAATGACTTCTTATAGTTAGGTCTTGGTATATAAAAAACCTGTAGCCCATTTGGCATTGTAAAAGAAAAATAACTTTCGTCAATTTTCTTATATTCATATGAGTTTAGCATTACTGTTCCTCCTTAGGTCGTAAAAAGAAGATGGTATCAACCTCTAATGAATTAGCAACTTCCACTACATCTTCCTTTTTTACGTTTTTTAGTTCGGAAAGTAGTTCTTCAATTTCCCAGCGTCTACCTACTAGTCCGCCATCTACCTGAAGTCCTATTTGGCCACCAACTTCATCTATTGTTTCGGAAAGACTATTTTTAAGGCCTGCCAGGGTGTATTCCATTTCTTTTTCGGAAATCTTACCTGCTTTTATATCTTCTAGTTGCTGGTTCATTATGTCTAATGTTTCTTTATATGTTTCTTTGTCTATTCCGGCAAATAGAAATACCATACCTTTTAAGGTTTCTATGTTAGATCCGGCATAGTATGCAAGGGATGCTTTTTCTCTAACATTTTGGAAAAGTTTAGAATGCGTAAATCCACCTAAAATGCCGTTATACATTAGCAGAGCTGGATATGAATTGTTGTTCATAGTTACCGGGGTTTTCATAACCATGACAAGGCGCCCTTGTTTAACTTCCATATCATGAACTATTTCATTTAGAGGCTGGGCTTTGCTGTTTATTGGTTTTTTTATGGAAGTTACTTGTTGTCTATTTATTTTAAATGTCTCAGTTAACAATGGCTTTAGTTTGTCTTTGTCAAAGTTTCCTACAACGTAAAAGTCCATTGGGTTGTTGTTTACTATTTTTTCATAATGCTGATATAAGTTTGCTTCATTAACTTTATCAAGTTCCTCTACGCTGCCATATTTAGAGATTCTATATGCTTCATCAGGGCAGGAATTTTCTATAGCTTTCATAAAGGCAAATTTTTGCTTGTCATTTACCACAGCGGCGATTCTGTTTTTTAGATTTTGTTTTTCTATCTCCACGTAGGTTTTGTTAAATTTATTATCATCTAGAGCTGGGTCGAAAATTACGTCTTTGAAGATTTTTAGAGCCTTTTGTACATAACTATCATCTTCTAAGTACTTAGGACTTACCATCTCCATTCTAAAATCAGCTAAAAGTGTTTCCCCTCTTTTAGTAACGCCGGCTCCCATTCTAGTACCGTAGAGTTTAGCTAATTCCTTTGAGAGCTCTCGCGGGGTGGGGTAATCTTTTGTACCTTTTTTTAAGATTTCTGGTAAAATAGCTGTCTTAGAAGTT from Proteinivorax hydrogeniformans harbors:
- a CDS encoding site-specific integrase, whose product is MNNQVNGKQLSNEEFMRQITELVEQRGSTSNVESPTVKEYFEQWLDTTRSTVKQTTYDGYAIHLRTHIIPKLGDVMLNELTISKIQNFLNEKKEAGLGTRSLKYIKTTLSVGLNHAIRQELIKTNPAQHVKVPSTQQKTEAKYWTTEEINKFLIKAQTTRHYALYYTALTTGLRRGELLALTWDRVDLQKGILKIDTNLVATSTGAKMETPKSQSSNRYVSLTKDIIKVLKSHKKKQKKEKSGYQEDLDLVFCKKNGEMLAPGSISDHFKKLVAKLCKENKEFTRITFHELRHTFATHALESGVDYKNLQKLLGHSTISITMDIYSHVTAKMTQDTVDKLSKMTSAYTA
- a CDS encoding tyrosine-type recombinase/integrase, with the protein product MSKKKKLLTLTEQNVQTRISLEEGYDKFRKHNKVKNLSQSTVSFYDICFRLFNRYYDNDIDKIDREVIDDYILHLRADDSVNDISIQSYIRGLRAFLYYMVDNGHIDRFTINIPKAEESIKDTYTDTELNILLKKPRLKDTTFAGYRNWVIINFLLATGCRASTLCNVKVRDLDFDGGFIKFTTTKNKQATVIPLSIELNKVLTEYLKFYKPETDDYLFPTVYGTKMSIYTLTSAVKKYNIKRGLSKTSIHAYRHTFAKTWVVNGGDIFRLQKILGHKSLEMVRRYVNLYGQDLKKDYDKYNPLAQFSKSRGKHLKLNK
- a CDS encoding iron-containing alcohol dehydrogenase, whose translation is MTKWFKTKNPTTVIAGSSVLKFLPEQLRQLNASKVLLLTNQEVKDSYLQTLKELLPEENQYYYYCEIGKETNVSKVNEATQVAIENGIDTIIAVGGGSVIDTAKVVAYKAKNNEDFDLGAYHFGVGDKLNTVAIITTLATTFSNTPFAFIKDNDKKITRTLTGDVFFPDVSIVDSKLTKSLTPRQMVSGINLTLSTIVEGYVSTLSSLYSDAITISALDLLVSGIYNLNADIKSEKAIEEIQVAGILASYSVNNSMLGIVSATANAFCGRYSVDYGEICGSVMYPYLHLTVPAQLEKFSKISNKIFMQQEQQNYYPEKETLAKEGIDKLKQMVDNIAPNPTLMEIGVDREELMEIAEIIANDDGLLSCPIIPAKEEIHQVLEQVYDGKEDL
- a CDS encoding pitrilysin family protein yields the protein MLNSYEYKKIDESYFSFTMPNGLQVFYIPRPNYKKSFAVFSTDFGGIDFKTDLMTLPPGIAHFLEHKLFENPNGNVEDDFSKLGISVNAFTTHNNTSYYISCTSNFYEGLELLLDFVQTPYFTDQNVKKEQGIIAQEIEMYRDDANWVGYLNLLNGLYPNHPINKDIAGAKDDILQVDVDMLNETFGQYYNPLNMALFVIGDIDIERLYEFVAENQQKKKFEEAPKYQRNFKQDEFIPNEKKVSIDMEISRNILNFGFKDKQVEEAGKELFEKEITTLLGLETLVGKSSKLYNDLYENRIIDDSFSIEYTTETGYGHTIFSCETEDPMKTYSILKERFQEAVNQGLDEEDFIVNKRKIQGITLMELNSLENVVLGFMGEHFRGGRFFDKNEIIEKITFEKVEKRIKEHLDFKMSALSVVNNKAR
- a CDS encoding pitrilysin family protein, which translates into the protein MNAKFEKTELAPGVNLYLYPTDKYKTVSIRAFLYTDLEDETSKTAILPEILKKGTKDYPTPRELSKELAKLYGTRMGAGVTKRGETLLADFRMEMVSPKYLEDDSYVQKALKIFKDVIFDPALDDNKFNKTYVEIEKQNLKNRIAAVVNDKQKFAFMKAIENSCPDEAYRISKYGSVEELDKVNEANLYQHYEKIVNNNPMDFYVVGNFDKDKLKPLLTETFKINRQQVTSIKKPINSKAQPLNEIVHDMEVKQGRLVMVMKTPVTMNNNSYPALLMYNGILGGFTHSKLFQNVREKASLAYYAGSNIETLKGMVFLFAGIDKETYKETLDIMNQQLEDIKAGKISEKEMEYTLAGLKNSLSETIDEVGGQIGLQVDGGLVGRRWEIEELLSELKNVKKEDVVEVANSLEVDTIFFLRPKEEQ